The genomic interval GTATTGATAGTGGGGCCGCACTTGGGAAGCTTGAAGCGCTTATTACACATAGTACATCAAATAAGGTGGTGCAATAAATGGGGAATATTCTAACGAAAATCATTGACGAGAAAGAAATAGAAGTAGCAAGATTAAAGGAAACCGGATTAACGGGTGAGGCACTTCAAGTGAAGCGACCCTCGCTTGTTGAACAATTACGAACTGCCACATCCATGTCGGTCATTGCTGAAATTAAACGAGCTTCACCATCCAAAGGAGAAATTAATTTAGATGTAAATCCTGTAGAGCAAGCATTAACGTATGAACGAAATGGAGCGGCGGCTATTTCCGTTTTAACCGATGAAAAGTTTTTTAAAGGGCGTATTGAAGACTTGCAACAGGTGAGTCAAAATGTAGCAATTCCGAGATTATGCAAAGATTTTATGGTCGATGAAATTCAAATTGATCGCGCGTATGAATCAGGGGCCACGGTTATTTTATTAATTGTTGCCGCTCTATCGCAAGAGCGATTGCAAGCTCTTTATACGTATGCTAAACAAAAAGGATTAGATGTTTTGACAGAAGTACATGATGAAGAAGAATTAGAGAGAGCTTTAGCGATAGATGCAGAAATTATTGGCATTAATAATCGTAATTTGAAAACATTTGAAGTCGATTTAGCTGTGACGGAGAGACTAGCAAGTCGCTTGGATTCTAATCGTCATCTTATCATTAGCGAAAGTGGCATTAAAACGGTAGCGGATGTAGAACGTGTGAAGAAAGCGGGTGCAAGAGGCATTCTTGTTGGAGAAACATTGATGCAAGCCGCTGATTTACCGGAAACATTAAAGCAGTTTCAATTGACGTTATAAGGAGATCATCATGTTTGTAAAAATTTGTGGTGTTAAAACGGTAGAAGCAGCGCAAATAGCAGCGGACGCTGGGACGGATTTTATCGGTTTTATTTTTGCAGAGAGCAGTCGTAAAATTGAGCCAGAAGAGGCTTGTGCTATTGCAAAAGAATTACCGCAGCATATTAAAAAAGTGGGTGTATTCTCCAATCAAAGTGAAGCAGATATTATCCGTACAGCCGCTCTTGCAGGGTTAGATTATATCCAATTGCATGGTCAAGAATCAGCAGAGTTTGCAAGCCGCATGCCTCTTCCTGTAATTAAAGCATTCTCGATTGAGTCGAGCGCTGATTTTACGAAACTAGTAAACTATCCAGCTGATTATTATTTAGTTGATTTACCAAAGAATCCAAAATCCGCCGAGAGAGCTAAAACATTAGATTGGAACGCTCTTGCTGATGCATCTTTACCATTTGAAAAGATCATCTTAGCAGGCGGCCTTACAGCCGATAATGTAGCCGAAGCAATTCAGGTCGTAAAGCCGTTTGGTGTGGATGTAGCGAGCGGGGTAGAAACGGACGGCGTAAAGGATGAACAAAAAATTCGGGCTTTCGTTTTGCAGGCGAAGCAAAGCACGACAGAAACGAGGAATGAATAATGAGTAAATACGTACAACCAGATCAAACAGGGCATTTTGGGGTTTACGGTGGTCGTTTTGTTCCAGAAACACTAATGCATGCCATTACTGAATTAGAAGACGTATACGAACAAGCGAAACAAGACCCGGAATTTCAAAAACAATTAGACTATTATTTAGAAAAATATATCGGCCGCGAGACACCTCTTTATTTTGCTGAAAATTTAACGAAGCTAGCTGGCGGAGCAAAAATTTATTTAAAGCGTGAAGATTTAAATCACACAGGTGCTCACAAAATTAATAATACAATTGGTCAGGCGTTGTTAACGAAAAGAATGGGGAAGAAAAAAGTCATCGCCGAAACAGGAGCAGGGCAACATGGGGTGGCAACAGCTACGGTATGTGCACTTCTAAACTTAGAATGTATTATTTTCATGGGCAGTGAAGATATTCGACGTCAAAAATTAAATGTGTTTCGGATGGAGCTATTAGGCGCGAAAGTTGTGTCTGTTTCTCAAGGCAGCGGTACGCTGAAAGATGCTGTAAATGAAGCGCTTCGCTATTGGGTGGCTCATGTGGAAGATACACACTATATTATGGGATCTGTGTTAGGGCCGCATCCATTTCCAGTGATTGTAAGGGACTTCCAAAGTGTGATTGGAAAGGAAACGAGAAAGCAGTATCTTGAAGAAGAAGATCGTTTACCTCACGCTGTTGTTGCATGTATTGGCGGCGGCAGTAATGCGATGGGCATGTTTTATCCGTTTGTAGAAGACGAGTCTGTTCAAATGTACGGTGTAGAAGCAGCCGGGCATGGACTTGACACAGCACTTCATGCAGCAAGCTTAACAAAGGGAAAACCCGGTGTGCTTCATGGTGCTTATATGTATTTACTACAAGATGAAGATGGACAAATTCAAGAAGCTCATTCGATTTCAGCTGGACTGGATTATCCTGGAGTAGGCCCAGAGCATAGTTACTTAAAGGATATCAACCGGGTGACCTATACATCTGTTACGGATGAAGAGGCGTTAGAGGCTCTTCAGATGCTTTCGAAGGAAGAAGGGATCATTCCAGCCCTTGAAAGCTCCCATGCGGTTGCTTACGGTTTTAAATTAGCTAAGCAAATGAAACAAGAGGAAGGGATCGTCATCTGTCTTTCAGGACGTGGAGATAAAGATGTCGAAGCTGTTCAAGCGAGATTAGGGGGTAGTGAACATGAGTAATAATCGACTAGCTACGGCACTAAAAAGCTGTGAGCAGAATGGTGAAAAAGCATTCATTCCTTATATTATGGCGGGAGATGGCGAGCTTTCTAGTTTAAAAGAGCAGTTGTTATTTTTTGAACAGCAGGGAGCGACTGCTGTGGAGCTTGGGATTCCTTTTTCAGATCCAGTAGCAGATGGTCCAGTTATCCAGCGTGCAGGCATTCGCGCACTTAACAATGGCACGACATTAAAGAAAATTTTAGAGGAATTAGAGAATATCCGAGAAGATGTTTCGATTCCGCTTATTTTCATGGGGTATAGCAACTCGATTTTAGCCTATGGCATCGGGCAGTTTGTGACTGATTGCGTAAAAGCTGGGATTGCCGGCTGCATTATTCCGGATGTTCCTGTAGAAGAAGAAGGGTTATTCGCTCCGATTCAAGAGGCGGGAATCCATTTGATTCGTTTAGTTACCTTAACATCATCGAAAGAAAGAATGGCTGAAATTGCTGAGACTGCACAAGGATTTATTTATGCGGTAACGGTCACGGGTATTACAGGAGCACGTGAAGCATTCGGTAGTGAAGTAGGAGCTTATCTAGAACAAGTAAAAGAAATTAGTCCTGTTCCAGTCTTAGCAGGGTTTGGTATTTCTACTCCAGAACATGTTCGCAGTGCGACAAAATATTGTGATGGAGTCATCGTAGGCAGCAAAATTATCGAAAGCTTTGAGCAAAATCGTAAACAAGATATTATCGAGTTAATTCAAGCGAGTAAAAAGCAAGTGCAACAGTAGGATGTATTATTAATTTAAAATAAACTAAGCATCATTCGTTTCGATGATGCTTAGTTTGTCTTTATTACAATTTATATAGTGGTAATAACGTTTCAAATGTGTATTGGATTGTATCAATTAACTCTTTATCCGTTAACTGAACCGCTTCTTCACGTGGAATCTGAATACCGCAGAGAATCTCTGCTTTTTTAACGGTTTGAAGTCGTTTAAACATGGAAAGTAAATCTTCCGTATTCAATTCGTTATGAGGAATAACATCAGGTTTCATATGATCGATAGACCAGACGAAGCTTTCTGGGACGATGCTTTTTAATAAATCGGCATTTTCTTCAAGCTTTTTGCCAAATTCAGCTTTATTTGGAGCTTCGTAAATAACAGCAAACCAAACGAATAGATGGGTTTCCCATAATCCGATTTGGAAATGCGGCATCATTTTATAGCCGCGGCGGTTAGCCGCAAAAGCGACCCATGTATCCTTTGGTGGATTAATGGTTCTACGTGCATGCTTAGCGACATGCGGAAAGATTTCTTCTCCTGTCATAATGGATAATTGCTGGGCAAAGTAGTCACCAAGGTCCTGAAGCTTTGGGCGAATTCTTTCTTTTAAAGCGTCCATGCGTTCTTCGAGACCATCGATCGTAAATGTGTTGAAATCGCTTGTTGTAAAGTGTACTTGATTCATTAAACATCTCTCCTATTGAACTTTCTCAGCTTATCTTAGCATAGCCAATAAAAAAAAATAAAAAATTATTGATGAATTAGCGTATAAATTTGTTGCTATTTTTTGTCGGACATCATATGATAAGATAAATATATAAACAAATCTGAAAATTTCGTTAATTAAGGAAGGGAGAATGTTAATTATGAAACAAGTCGTGAACCAAGCGTTAAAGGCTAAAGAAGTTGAAAGACATAGAGCTGCAGTTTTACGAATGGAAATGGACTATGAATTAGCAACCCTTTTTGAAGCACTTGAAGAAAAAAATGAAAATAAAAAATCACAATGTAAGCAAAAACTAGAGCGCATTCGCTTAGAATTATTAAAACTAAAAGCATTGTAGCATACGAAGTGAACTGAATAAAGGAGAAATTGGTATTTGACATGAACGATGTTGCGTGCAAAACCTTATATAAAAGCTAGGCGGACACTTCGTACGTAAAGTAAAAGTGTCCGCCTTTCATTTTTATATTTTATAACCAGAAGGCTCTGTTAATCGACAACGTTCTATAACAGACAGCTATGCAAAAATTTGCACCATCATGTGATATGAAAATAAGCGCTTTGTCTATTGTTTTTCAACGCTGCTTATTTTTAGGGAAGTCTTGTAAAAAAGAGCGAGCCCAAGCGCTTGCGCTTTTCTGATAAGTTGTGGCAAAATTAAGAAATAAATTGTTAAAAAATTGAAGTGGTTTAATGTGAATAATCAATGTAAGAATAAAGAACTTATTAATAGAAGTAAGTTGCAGAAAACAAGGGTGGGGATTTAGGTGGCATCAATTAAAGAAATGGATCAATATGCAAAAAAATGGATTAAAGAAGCCGGAGCAAAGTTAAGAGAGTCCTTTGCAATGGAATTGGATATTGAAATAAAAACGAACCCGAATGATTTAGTAACCAATATGGATAAGGAAACAGAGCGGTTTTTTGTAAGTAAAATTAAAGAAACCTTTCCAGGGCATCGTATTTTCGGTGAAGAAGGAATGGGGCATGATATCAATGATTTAAAAGGAACTGTTTGGATTATTGATCCGATTGATGGGACACTGAATTTTATTCATCAACAACGCAATTTTGCCATTTCATTAGCCATTTATGAGGATGGGGTCGGAAAAGTAGGGATGGTGTATGACGTCGTTCATGATGAACTATACCATGCTATAAAAGGAGAAGGCGCCTATTTGAATCATCATCCATTATCTCCGCTATCCGAGGTAGGTGTAGGGGAAGCGATTTTGTCCATCAATGCGAGCTGGATTGTTACGAATAAACGAATTAATCCGGCTATCTTAGCTGCCTTAGTCAATGATGTTCGCGGCACTCGCTCATATGGATCAGCAGCTTTAGAGCTTGCCTTTGTTGCAGCGGGAAGAATTGATGCGTATATTACGATGCGTTTATCACCTTGGGACTTTGCGGCAGGTTCAATCCTTGTTGAAGAGGTAGGAGGAAAAGTAAGCGATTTGTTTGGAGAAAATTTAGATTACATAAAAGGCGGTTCACTGTTTGTGGCAAAACCCGGCTTTCACGAATCTGTTTTGGAAGAGTATATTTTAAACAGATAAACTTGAGGTACACCCATAAAAAAATCGCCGTATCATTCGGCGATTTTTTTAAAAGGATGTTGTTAATCTAATTTACCAGCTTCACGCCATTTCTTCTTTTGGGTAAAGCCAAATCCCATGATTCCACAAAGGATAATGATTGCTACTACAATTCCTAATATGCTTTTTTCGGCAATGGATATACCAATTGAACCAATACAGATTGTGGCTAATATTGCTAAAATTAAAAATGGCCATTTGATTTTCATAATTTTCACCCCTAATAGTTATATTGTACATAATTTCTGTATTTGTTTCTACTATGTTTGTGATATAATATGTAAGCTAATATTAAAGATACGAATACACCAACTTTTTAGGAGTGAATTTTTTGAAATTAAGAGAAGATATTCGAAATATAGCTATCATTGCCCACGTTGACCATGGGAAAACAACACTTGTGGATCAGCTGTTAAAGCAATCTGGTACATTTCGTGAAAATGAACATGTAGAAGAACGTGCAATGGATTCAAATGACATCGAAAGAGAACGTGGAATTACTATTCTTGCGAAAACTACAGCTGTTCAATATAAAGATACACGTATCAATATTCTTGATACACCAGGACACGCCGACTTCGGTGGTGAAGTAGAACGAATCATGAAAATGGTGGATGGTGTTATCCTTGTTGTCGATGCTTATGAAGGCTGTATGCCGCAAACACGCTTTGTGTTGAAAAAAGCATTAGAACAAAAGCTTGCACCAATCGTTGTTGTAAACAAAATCGATAAAGATTCAGCTCGTCCAGAAGAAGTTGTTGATGAGGTATTGGATTTATTTATCGAATTAGGTGCTGAGGAAGATCAATTAGAATTCCCAGTTATTTATGCTTCAGGTATTGCAGGTACGTCAAGTACTGACCCATCAAAACAAGAAGAAAACATGGTGCCATTATTTGAAACAATTGTTGAAACGGTTCCTGCTCCAGTCGATAACAGTGACGAACCGTTACAATTCCAAGTTGCGTTACTTGACTATAACGACTATGTAGGCCGTATCGGAATTGGTCGTGTATTCCGCGGGAAAATGCATGTTGGTCAACAAGTATCTCTTATGAAGCTTGATGGAACAGTGAAATCATTCCGTGTAACAAAAATCTTTGGTTTTATCGGTTTGAAAAGGGTAGAAATTGAAGAAGCTTTCCCTGGCGACTTAATTGCTGTTTCCGGTATGGAAGATATCAATGTAGGGGAAACAGTTTGTCCAACGGAACATCCGGAAGCACTGCCAGTTCTACGTATTGACGAACCAACTCTTCAAATGACATTCCTTGTGAATAATAGTCCATTTGCAGGTCGTGAAGGTAAATTTGTTACGGCTCGTAAAATTGAAGAGCGCCTTCGTACTCAATTACAAACAGATGTAAGCTTACGTGTTGAGAATACAGATTCACCAGATGTTTGGATTGTATCTGGACGAGGCGAGCTTCATTTATCTATTTTAATTGAAAATATGCGTCGTGAAGGGTATGAACTTCAAGTATCAAAGCCGGAAGTTATCGTACGTGAA from Peribacillus asahii carries:
- the trpC gene encoding indole-3-glycerol phosphate synthase TrpC, which produces MGNILTKIIDEKEIEVARLKETGLTGEALQVKRPSLVEQLRTATSMSVIAEIKRASPSKGEINLDVNPVEQALTYERNGAAAISVLTDEKFFKGRIEDLQQVSQNVAIPRLCKDFMVDEIQIDRAYESGATVILLIVAALSQERLQALYTYAKQKGLDVLTEVHDEEELERALAIDAEIIGINNRNLKTFEVDLAVTERLASRLDSNRHLIISESGIKTVADVERVKKAGARGILVGETLMQAADLPETLKQFQLTL
- a CDS encoding phosphoribosylanthranilate isomerase, encoding MFVKICGVKTVEAAQIAADAGTDFIGFIFAESSRKIEPEEACAIAKELPQHIKKVGVFSNQSEADIIRTAALAGLDYIQLHGQESAEFASRMPLPVIKAFSIESSADFTKLVNYPADYYLVDLPKNPKSAERAKTLDWNALADASLPFEKIILAGGLTADNVAEAIQVVKPFGVDVASGVETDGVKDEQKIRAFVLQAKQSTTETRNE
- the trpB gene encoding tryptophan synthase subunit beta, with translation MSKYVQPDQTGHFGVYGGRFVPETLMHAITELEDVYEQAKQDPEFQKQLDYYLEKYIGRETPLYFAENLTKLAGGAKIYLKREDLNHTGAHKINNTIGQALLTKRMGKKKVIAETGAGQHGVATATVCALLNLECIIFMGSEDIRRQKLNVFRMELLGAKVVSVSQGSGTLKDAVNEALRYWVAHVEDTHYIMGSVLGPHPFPVIVRDFQSVIGKETRKQYLEEEDRLPHAVVACIGGGSNAMGMFYPFVEDESVQMYGVEAAGHGLDTALHAASLTKGKPGVLHGAYMYLLQDEDGQIQEAHSISAGLDYPGVGPEHSYLKDINRVTYTSVTDEEALEALQMLSKEEGIIPALESSHAVAYGFKLAKQMKQEEGIVICLSGRGDKDVEAVQARLGGSEHE
- the trpA gene encoding tryptophan synthase subunit alpha — translated: MSNNRLATALKSCEQNGEKAFIPYIMAGDGELSSLKEQLLFFEQQGATAVELGIPFSDPVADGPVIQRAGIRALNNGTTLKKILEELENIREDVSIPLIFMGYSNSILAYGIGQFVTDCVKAGIAGCIIPDVPVEEEGLFAPIQEAGIHLIRLVTLTSSKERMAEIAETAQGFIYAVTVTGITGAREAFGSEVGAYLEQVKEISPVPVLAGFGISTPEHVRSATKYCDGVIVGSKIIESFEQNRKQDIIELIQASKKQVQQ
- a CDS encoding YktB family protein, with amino-acid sequence MNQVHFTTSDFNTFTIDGLEERMDALKERIRPKLQDLGDYFAQQLSIMTGEEIFPHVAKHARRTINPPKDTWVAFAANRRGYKMMPHFQIGLWETHLFVWFAVIYEAPNKAEFGKKLEENADLLKSIVPESFVWSIDHMKPDVIPHNELNTEDLLSMFKRLQTVKKAEILCGIQIPREEAVQLTDKELIDTIQYTFETLLPLYKL
- a CDS encoding inositol monophosphatase family protein encodes the protein MASIKEMDQYAKKWIKEAGAKLRESFAMELDIEIKTNPNDLVTNMDKETERFFVSKIKETFPGHRIFGEEGMGHDINDLKGTVWIIDPIDGTLNFIHQQRNFAISLAIYEDGVGKVGMVYDVVHDELYHAIKGEGAYLNHHPLSPLSEVGVGEAILSINASWIVTNKRINPAILAALVNDVRGTRSYGSAALELAFVAAGRIDAYITMRLSPWDFAAGSILVEEVGGKVSDLFGENLDYIKGGSLFVAKPGFHESVLEEYILNR
- a CDS encoding DUF5325 family protein, which gives rise to MKIKWPFLILAILATICIGSIGISIAEKSILGIVVAIIILCGIMGFGFTQKKKWREAGKLD
- the typA gene encoding translational GTPase TypA — its product is MKLREDIRNIAIIAHVDHGKTTLVDQLLKQSGTFRENEHVEERAMDSNDIERERGITILAKTTAVQYKDTRINILDTPGHADFGGEVERIMKMVDGVILVVDAYEGCMPQTRFVLKKALEQKLAPIVVVNKIDKDSARPEEVVDEVLDLFIELGAEEDQLEFPVIYASGIAGTSSTDPSKQEENMVPLFETIVETVPAPVDNSDEPLQFQVALLDYNDYVGRIGIGRVFRGKMHVGQQVSLMKLDGTVKSFRVTKIFGFIGLKRVEIEEAFPGDLIAVSGMEDINVGETVCPTEHPEALPVLRIDEPTLQMTFLVNNSPFAGREGKFVTARKIEERLRTQLQTDVSLRVENTDSPDVWIVSGRGELHLSILIENMRREGYELQVSKPEVIVREIDGVRCEPVERVQIDVPEEHTGSIMESIGARKGEMLDMINNGGGQVRLLFNVPARGLIGYSTEFLTLTRGYGIMNHTFDSYQPMQSGQVGGRRQGVLVSMENGKATQYGIMGVEDRGVIFVEPGTEVYEGMIVGEHNRENDLTVNVVKAKQMTNMRSANKDQTTSMKKPRIMSLEEALEYLADDEYLEVTPESIRLRKKILEKNEREKAAKKKKYAETK